A section of the Microbacterium forte genome encodes:
- the sufB gene encoding Fe-S cluster assembly protein SufB has product MSDVLIDRPELDGLGVYEFGWHDEDAAGAIAKRGISEEVVRGISALKHEPEWMLKTRLKGYQLFGRKPMPTWGADLSEIDFDNIKYFVRSTEKQAQSWEDLPAEIRETYERLGIPEAERQRLVAGVAAQYESEVVYHQIREDLEEQGVIFMDTDTALREHPEFFEEYFGSVIPAGDNKFAALNTAVWSGGSFVYVPKGVHVEIPLQAYFRINTENMGQFERTLIIADEDSYVHYIEGCTAPIYKSDSLHSAVVEIIVKKNARVRYTTIQNWSNNVYNLVTKRAVAHEGATMEWVDGNIGSKVTMKYPSIYLMGEHAKGETLSVAFAGPGQHQDAGAKMIHMAPYTQSSIVSKSIARGGGRAGYRGEVRVDANAHHSANTVRCDALLVDTKSRSDTYPAIDIRVDDVQLGHEATVSKVSEEQLFYLQSRGMPEDEAMAMIVRGFIEPIARELPMEYAMELNKLIEMGMEGSVG; this is encoded by the coding sequence ATGTCGGATGTGCTGATCGACCGCCCGGAGCTTGACGGCCTGGGGGTGTACGAATTCGGATGGCATGACGAAGATGCCGCCGGAGCCATCGCCAAGCGTGGAATCTCCGAAGAGGTGGTTCGCGGGATCTCGGCGCTCAAGCACGAGCCCGAATGGATGCTGAAGACCCGTCTCAAGGGGTATCAGCTCTTCGGACGCAAGCCGATGCCGACGTGGGGTGCAGACCTCAGCGAGATCGACTTCGACAACATCAAGTACTTCGTGCGCTCCACGGAGAAGCAGGCGCAGTCCTGGGAGGACCTCCCCGCGGAGATCCGCGAGACCTACGAGCGCCTCGGCATCCCCGAGGCCGAACGCCAGCGCCTCGTCGCGGGCGTCGCCGCCCAGTACGAGTCCGAGGTCGTCTACCACCAGATCCGCGAGGACCTGGAGGAGCAGGGTGTCATCTTCATGGACACCGACACCGCTCTGCGCGAGCACCCCGAGTTCTTCGAGGAGTACTTCGGCTCGGTGATCCCGGCCGGTGACAACAAGTTCGCCGCCCTGAACACCGCCGTGTGGTCCGGAGGCTCGTTCGTCTACGTCCCCAAGGGCGTGCACGTCGAGATCCCGCTCCAGGCCTACTTCCGCATCAACACCGAGAACATGGGTCAGTTCGAGCGGACGCTGATCATCGCCGACGAAGACAGCTACGTCCACTACATCGAGGGCTGCACGGCTCCGATCTACAAGTCGGACTCGCTGCACTCGGCCGTGGTCGAGATCATCGTGAAGAAGAACGCCCGCGTTCGGTACACGACGATCCAGAACTGGTCGAACAACGTCTACAACCTCGTCACCAAGCGTGCGGTCGCGCACGAAGGCGCGACGATGGAATGGGTCGACGGCAACATCGGCTCCAAGGTGACGATGAAGTACCCGTCGATCTACCTGATGGGCGAGCACGCCAAGGGCGAGACGCTCTCTGTCGCGTTTGCAGGCCCGGGGCAGCACCAGGACGCCGGCGCGAAGATGATCCACATGGCGCCGTACACCCAGTCGTCGATCGTGTCGAAGTCGATCGCCCGTGGTGGCGGTCGTGCGGGATACCGCGGCGAGGTCCGAGTGGACGCCAACGCGCACCACTCCGCCAACACCGTGCGCTGCGACGCCCTGCTGGTCGACACCAAATCGCGCTCCGACACATATCCCGCGATCGACATCCGTGTGGACGACGTGCAGCTCGGCCACGAGGCGACAGTCTCGAAGGTCAGTGAGGAGCAGCTCTTCTACCTGCAGTCTCGCGGCATGCCCGAGGACGAGGCGATGGCGATGATCGTGCGCGGCTTCATCGAGCCGATCGCACGGGAACTGCCCATGGAGTACGCGATGGAACTGAACAAGCTCATCGAAATGGGCATGGAAGGATCGGTCGGCTAA
- a CDS encoding heme o synthase, producing MSTMSDQTVVKKSIGRTVKAYVALTKPRVLELLLVSTVPVMFLAQGGLPDMWLVLATVIGGSLSAGSAAAFNMYLDRDIDAHMHRTENRPLVTGEITPRGALIFSWTLAVVSTVWLWYTTNWLAATLSASAIFFYVVIYTMILKRRTEQNIIWGGIAGCFPVLIGWAAVTGSLDWPALILFALIFLWTPPHYWPLSMKYKDDYEDVDVPMLGVTRNASQVGLQVILYAWATIACSLLLIPIANMGLVYTVSALVFGGWFIYESHRLYNQAVRGNEARPMRVFHASITYLTLIFVAVAVDPLLPF from the coding sequence ATCTCGACGATGTCTGATCAGACCGTTGTGAAGAAGTCCATCGGTCGCACCGTGAAGGCGTACGTCGCCCTCACCAAGCCGCGCGTCCTCGAACTGCTGCTGGTGTCGACCGTCCCGGTGATGTTCCTCGCCCAGGGCGGACTGCCCGACATGTGGCTGGTCCTCGCCACCGTCATCGGCGGATCGTTGAGCGCGGGCTCCGCCGCGGCGTTCAACATGTACCTCGATCGCGACATCGACGCCCACATGCACCGCACCGAGAATCGTCCGCTCGTGACGGGAGAGATCACGCCTCGCGGCGCGCTGATCTTCTCGTGGACCCTGGCCGTGGTCTCGACCGTGTGGCTGTGGTACACCACGAACTGGCTGGCGGCCACGCTGTCGGCATCCGCGATCTTCTTCTACGTCGTGATCTACACGATGATCCTCAAGCGCCGCACCGAACAGAACATCATCTGGGGCGGTATCGCCGGATGCTTCCCGGTTCTCATCGGCTGGGCGGCTGTCACCGGTTCGCTCGACTGGCCGGCGCTCATCCTCTTCGCGCTCATCTTCCTCTGGACCCCGCCGCACTACTGGCCGCTCTCCATGAAGTACAAGGACGACTACGAAGACGTCGACGTGCCCATGCTCGGTGTGACCCGCAACGCCTCGCAGGTCGGTCTCCAGGTCATCCTGTACGCCTGGGCGACCATCGCCTGCTCGCTGCTGCTGATCCCGATCGCGAACATGGGCCTCGTCTACACCGTCTCCGCCCTCGTGTTCGGAGGGTGGTTCATCTATGAATCACACCGTCTGTACAACCAGGCGGTGCGGGGGAACGAGGCGCGGCCGATGCGCGTCTTCCACGCCTCGATCACCTACTTGACGCTGATCTTCGTCGCCGTCGCCGTCGACCCGCTGCTGCCGTTCTGA
- a CDS encoding COX15/CtaA family protein, whose translation MPQPSISSPVNAPASAHAILWGRALRVFAWLSFLAQTIIIGTGGAVRLTGSGLGCSEWPLCTPESLVPIYADQGIHGIIEFGNRVMTGVVGIIALAVLLLVLARVGGRLLVFSALRFAGAGILAAVITFVIVSLFSLPATPFAMGALLIAVIAAMVRSFRLTTDRRDLVVLAWIVLLGVVAQALVGGITVLTGLNPFIVGFHYVSSLLLVCVTAAFLVRLYGQPGPRERAVPKWFAILSHVTGLALAVTIVFGVLTTGSGPHSGDADVLRHGFDATVLAHVHAWPGYILAALVATLTISAWVLRLEPRKWLLVLVLAILVQVGVGIWQAREGLPPLLVGIHMVLASLSAATYTVVVLHLKKPVAPRE comes from the coding sequence ATGCCCCAGCCCTCGATCTCCTCCCCCGTGAACGCACCGGCCTCGGCTCATGCGATCCTCTGGGGACGAGCTCTCCGCGTGTTCGCCTGGCTGTCCTTCCTGGCTCAGACGATCATCATCGGCACCGGCGGCGCAGTGCGCCTCACGGGCTCCGGCCTCGGGTGCTCGGAATGGCCGCTCTGCACCCCCGAGTCGCTCGTGCCGATATATGCCGATCAGGGCATCCACGGCATCATCGAGTTCGGCAACCGCGTCATGACGGGCGTCGTCGGCATCATCGCCCTCGCCGTCCTGCTGCTCGTGCTCGCACGTGTCGGCGGCCGACTGCTGGTCTTCTCCGCCCTGCGTTTCGCGGGCGCCGGCATTCTCGCGGCCGTCATCACCTTCGTGATCGTGTCGCTGTTCTCGCTTCCCGCGACTCCATTCGCCATGGGCGCTCTGCTGATCGCCGTGATCGCGGCGATGGTGCGATCCTTCCGTCTGACGACCGACCGTCGTGATCTCGTCGTCCTCGCCTGGATCGTCCTGCTCGGAGTCGTCGCACAGGCGCTCGTCGGCGGCATCACCGTGCTCACCGGCCTGAACCCCTTCATCGTCGGGTTCCACTACGTCTCCTCCCTGCTGCTGGTGTGCGTCACCGCGGCGTTCCTGGTGCGCCTGTACGGGCAGCCGGGTCCGAGGGAGCGCGCGGTCCCGAAGTGGTTCGCGATCCTGAGCCACGTCACGGGCCTGGCTCTCGCCGTCACGATCGTCTTCGGTGTGCTCACCACCGGTTCGGGCCCGCATTCTGGTGATGCCGACGTGCTCCGTCACGGGTTCGACGCCACCGTGCTGGCGCACGTCCACGCATGGCCCGGATACATCCTCGCCGCGCTCGTCGCCACGCTCACGATCTCCGCATGGGTGCTGCGACTCGAACCCCGCAAGTGGTTGCTCGTGCTCGTGCTCGCGATCCTCGTGCAGGTCGGTGTCGGCATCTGGCAGGCGCGTGAGGGCCTCCCTCCACTGCTCGTCGGCATCCACATGGTGCTCGCGTCGCTCTCGGCGGCGACGTACACGGTCGTGGTGCTGCATCTGAAGAAGCCCGTCGCGCCCAGGGAGTGA